In Nocardia sputorum, a single genomic region encodes these proteins:
- a CDS encoding ester cyclase — translation MGVDPYNTGQFRIEPEAEPIESAAWLLEFTEQYIAGWNSGDGAAVAKCVTEDTIWHDPSLDAPAHGRAGVEKFVTDTVRSFPDVAYTNPFAPVLAADNRLALVPWRMTGTHLGPIDPPGFGPTGKRIDLLVIDAWQFRDGLIWRSQATWDLTEMLLQLGLMPPRGSAAERAMARAQRFRSRLPF, via the coding sequence ATGGGCGTGGATCCGTACAACACCGGGCAGTTCCGTATCGAGCCGGAGGCCGAACCCATCGAAAGCGCCGCGTGGTTGCTCGAGTTCACCGAGCAATACATCGCGGGCTGGAACAGCGGAGACGGTGCGGCGGTCGCGAAATGCGTCACCGAGGACACGATCTGGCACGATCCGTCGCTGGACGCGCCCGCGCACGGGCGGGCGGGCGTGGAGAAGTTCGTCACCGATACGGTGCGCTCGTTCCCGGATGTCGCCTACACCAATCCGTTCGCGCCGGTGCTCGCCGCGGACAACCGGCTCGCCCTCGTGCCGTGGCGGATGACCGGCACCCACCTCGGTCCGATCGACCCGCCCGGGTTCGGGCCGACCGGCAAGCGCATCGATCTGCTGGTCATCGACGCGTGGCAGTTCCGCGACGGGCTGATCTGGCGCAGTCAGGCCACCTGGGACCTCACCGAGATGTTGCTTCAATTGGGGCTGATGCCACCGCGCGGGAGCGCCGCCGAGCGCGCGATGGCACGCGCCCAGCGGTTCAGGTCCCGGCTGCCGTTCTGA